A window of the Radiobacillus deserti genome harbors these coding sequences:
- a CDS encoding DUF2309 domain-containing protein: MNGTSVLTKESIGKKDKTVNLQKDDINKLVESASQVIAPLWPISTFAARNPWMGLENQSFDQVAEWLKNNRDIDIYPSASMIISAKNKGEIDEAFLEMRLQRWLDSHSFKIPRDMMERFCHAALKLDPLPSDLLASLELEELAEGFSGIHTKGSIMQPISSQIQNEDGDRIGNILDHHIIKWCKLYLDDSQAGWAMPNRQEGFYRAWRRLIQHDPILSKKQRSCFKDLPQEAHLALKEALIALEIPESDLQTYLEGHLLSLPGWAGMMLWRSRQSNHEHALLTEYLAIRISMEHAFIKPYKPLPNRLLENKDSVTPLLASWIYWGELKMEQWSRMSTIEQNEYLAFASTFNDSLRRKLWLEAWEDTHTDRLSQKIISNHRKDNQKKSVLAQLAFCIDVRSEPFRRQLEKEGPFETIGIAGFFGLPIATKELGSDHSHPSLPVILQPRHQIKETADEKELETYQQRKQVVNSLSNTFKKMKQSVLASLLLPELSGPFLSLQMVARSFVPRRADRLIRSLREAWVRKPNTKLSLHHVHHTQAEISVGFSEKEKVDYARAALKMMGLTENFASLVVICGHSSQSTNNPYAAALECGACGGAAGGFNARVLATLCNLPEVRKELSSEGIEIPVDTVFVAAEHNTTVDELQWLYVPELSETAQEAFDRIEAIMPTVSQNAIVERLAQLPNIQSKLKNPKAEVHRFAEDWSEIRPEWGLARNAAFIIGQRELTQHCDLEGRAFLHNYDWRKDESGELLANIIEGPGTVSQWINLQYYASTVAPHYYGSGNKATQTVTAGLGVMQGNASDLLAGLPWQSVMKSDHEAYHSPLRLLIVIQAPNEYVERLLNMDSSLREKVENGWARLASVDPEGRWKNWY, encoded by the coding sequence ATGAATGGAACATCCGTATTAACGAAAGAGAGTATAGGGAAGAAAGATAAAACAGTTAACCTTCAAAAAGATGATATTAATAAGTTAGTTGAATCGGCTAGTCAAGTAATTGCACCACTTTGGCCCATTTCTACGTTTGCAGCACGTAACCCGTGGATGGGACTTGAAAACCAATCATTTGATCAGGTTGCAGAGTGGTTAAAGAATAATCGGGATATTGATATTTATCCTAGTGCTTCTATGATCATTTCGGCTAAGAATAAAGGTGAGATTGATGAAGCTTTTCTGGAAATGAGACTACAGCGTTGGCTTGATTCCCATTCCTTTAAAATCCCACGGGACATGATGGAACGATTCTGTCATGCCGCATTAAAGTTGGATCCATTACCTTCAGACCTTCTAGCATCACTGGAACTGGAGGAATTGGCAGAGGGATTTAGTGGGATTCATACAAAAGGTTCTATCATGCAACCAATAAGTTCGCAAATTCAGAATGAGGATGGCGATAGGATAGGGAACATTCTCGATCATCATATTATCAAGTGGTGTAAATTATATCTTGATGATTCCCAGGCGGGTTGGGCAATGCCAAATCGTCAGGAGGGGTTTTATCGTGCGTGGCGTCGTCTCATTCAACACGATCCGATTCTTAGTAAGAAACAGCGAAGTTGCTTCAAAGATTTACCTCAAGAGGCACATCTAGCTCTAAAAGAGGCATTAATCGCATTAGAAATACCGGAGTCAGATTTACAAACATATCTTGAAGGCCATTTACTTTCCTTACCTGGATGGGCAGGGATGATGCTTTGGCGCTCACGACAATCGAACCATGAACATGCACTCCTAACAGAGTATTTAGCTATTCGAATTTCAATGGAGCATGCGTTCATAAAGCCCTATAAACCTCTCCCTAATAGACTTTTGGAGAATAAAGATTCGGTTACTCCTCTTTTAGCATCTTGGATTTATTGGGGAGAGCTGAAAATGGAGCAATGGTCGAGGATGTCAACTATTGAACAAAATGAATATCTAGCATTTGCTTCCACCTTTAATGATAGTCTTCGTAGGAAGCTTTGGTTAGAAGCGTGGGAAGATACACACACTGATCGATTAAGTCAGAAGATTATCTCTAATCACCGTAAGGACAACCAAAAAAAATCTGTACTAGCACAATTAGCTTTCTGCATTGATGTACGATCGGAACCTTTTCGCCGTCAACTTGAAAAAGAAGGCCCGTTCGAAACAATTGGAATTGCAGGCTTCTTTGGTTTACCGATTGCAACTAAAGAGCTCGGGAGTGATCATAGTCATCCTTCCTTGCCGGTTATCCTACAGCCTCGGCACCAAATAAAGGAGACTGCTGATGAGAAAGAATTAGAGACGTATCAGCAACGTAAGCAGGTTGTTAATTCCTTAAGCAATACATTTAAAAAAATGAAACAAAGTGTACTTGCGAGCTTACTTTTACCTGAATTAAGTGGGCCTTTTCTTAGCTTACAAATGGTAGCACGAAGTTTTGTGCCAAGAAGGGCAGATCGGCTTATTCGTAGCCTTCGTGAAGCTTGGGTACGGAAACCTAATACGAAGCTCTCCCTTCATCATGTTCATCATACACAAGCGGAGATATCTGTTGGATTTTCTGAAAAAGAAAAGGTGGATTATGCGCGCGCAGCCTTAAAAATGATGGGGTTGACAGAGAATTTTGCTTCATTAGTCGTTATATGCGGACATAGCAGTCAAAGTACAAACAATCCTTACGCTGCTGCACTTGAGTGTGGTGCCTGTGGTGGAGCAGCGGGTGGATTCAACGCAAGGGTTTTGGCTACTTTATGTAATCTTCCTGAGGTAAGAAAAGAGCTTTCTTCGGAAGGAATTGAAATCCCTGTGGACACCGTTTTTGTAGCGGCAGAACACAATACAACCGTGGATGAATTACAATGGCTTTATGTTCCCGAACTTTCCGAAACAGCACAAGAGGCATTTGATCGTATCGAGGCTATTATGCCGACAGTGAGCCAAAATGCAATTGTCGAGCGTCTTGCTCAGTTACCGAATATCCAATCTAAACTAAAAAATCCAAAGGCAGAGGTACACCGATTTGCTGAAGATTGGAGTGAAATACGTCCGGAATGGGGATTAGCCCGTAATGCTGCTTTCATTATTGGTCAACGGGAATTAACTCAGCATTGTGACTTGGAAGGTAGAGCCTTTCTTCATAATTACGATTGGCGAAAGGATGAAAGCGGGGAACTCCTAGCTAATATCATTGAAGGACCGGGCACAGTGAGCCAATGGATTAATCTGCAATACTATGCTTCAACTGTAGCGCCTCACTATTATGGTAGTGGAAATAAAGCGACGCAAACTGTTACAGCAGGTCTTGGTGTTATGCAGGGAAATGCAAGTGACTTGTTAGCGGGTCTACCGTGGCAATCTGTTATGAAGTCAGATCACGAGGCTTATCATTCTCCACTTCGTCTGCTGATTGTCATTCAAGCACCTAATGAATACGTAGAAAGGTTATTAAATATGGATTCCTCATTAAGAGAAAAAGTTGAAAATGGATGGGCTCGACTTGCTAGTGTAGATCCAGAAGGGCGTTGGAAAAACTGGTACTAG
- a CDS encoding YbaN family protein → MIQVLKKSLLIGVGSISVALGVLGIFLPLLPTTPFLLLAAFCYVRSSDRLYNWLMNHKQLNIYIKSFRKGEGIPLKAKIFSIAFIWITILFSAIVVPFLWVKIMLLTGATVYTVLVLKQKTLKETPDEIVASQPSEKDQTM, encoded by the coding sequence GTGATACAAGTTCTTAAGAAATCCTTATTAATTGGTGTAGGATCCATCTCTGTCGCACTTGGAGTGTTAGGGATTTTTCTCCCATTGCTACCAACGACACCTTTTTTGCTGCTTGCAGCATTTTGCTATGTCAGAAGCTCGGATAGACTATACAACTGGTTAATGAATCACAAGCAATTGAACATTTATATCAAGAGCTTTCGTAAAGGGGAAGGAATTCCTCTAAAAGCGAAGATTTTTAGCATTGCTTTTATATGGATTACCATTTTATTTTCAGCCATTGTTGTGCCTTTTCTATGGGTGAAGATCATGCTATTGACAGGTGCTACGGTTTATACCGTATTAGTTTTAAAGCAAAAAACGCTAAAGGAAACTCCAGACGAGATTGTTGCTTCTCAACCTAGTGAAAAAGATCAAACGATGTAG
- a CDS encoding NADH dehydrogenase subunit 5, whose amino-acid sequence MLISLSSSSLLVVFFILLIISGLSGLLFLHPRVPLRYVRIHIGIVALPSLVSLVPLFDKSVNGDVGPWHLDSLAWLMAFFVLSIGLIIQRYSVRYLMGDRSYRKYFTLFTFITGFASITWLSGDLRLMVICWGATLAGLTLLIRLNRGWLAAREAAKVSGRLFTLSWFSLLCAVILIFQVTGQWQLSLALTDESLAQIGAWYRTGINLLIVLAVLIPAAQWPFQRWLVESVVAPTPVSAIMHAGLVNAGGIMLTRFSPLFNGDIASIILLLLASISVLIGSGISLVQVDYKRQLVGSTIGQMGFMLIQCALGAYVAAIIHLILHGLFKATLFLQAGSAVQRSQALSRINERSSYVWIMAGRALGFLVGVAFWFKAADEGYQLVSALILGWSFSVSWTQLVAFGEGRIGRIAGLSCLGGAAIVYLIIHSFFYEWLHTSVHHSAQLPMSVVIIVLCLLLFGSAIGAWVSRKRSSVSFAVVYLWLIRLGEAKPKSVESHPNYLKQYISEGGKLR is encoded by the coding sequence GTGTTAATTTCGCTTAGTTCGTCATCATTGTTAGTAGTATTTTTCATATTGCTTATCATATCAGGGCTAAGTGGATTATTATTTTTGCATCCACGAGTACCTTTACGTTATGTCCGCATTCATATTGGAATTGTTGCCTTACCGTCATTGGTTTCATTAGTGCCTCTTTTTGATAAAAGTGTGAATGGGGACGTTGGTCCTTGGCATTTGGATTCCTTAGCTTGGTTGATGGCTTTCTTTGTTCTTTCGATTGGTTTAATCATTCAACGATACTCTGTGCGTTACTTAATGGGGGATCGCTCTTATCGTAAGTATTTTACACTTTTTACATTCATTACAGGTTTCGCTTCCATTACGTGGTTAAGCGGTGACTTGCGACTAATGGTTATATGTTGGGGAGCTACTCTTGCTGGTTTAACCTTACTTATTAGATTAAACCGTGGTTGGTTAGCAGCAAGGGAAGCTGCCAAGGTTTCTGGCCGTTTATTTACATTAAGTTGGTTTTCCCTATTATGTGCAGTGATTTTGATTTTTCAAGTTACAGGCCAATGGCAGTTATCATTAGCTCTAACTGATGAAAGTTTAGCTCAAATTGGTGCGTGGTACAGAACAGGAATCAATTTACTGATTGTATTAGCAGTGTTAATTCCAGCAGCTCAGTGGCCATTCCAAAGGTGGTTAGTTGAGTCGGTTGTCGCTCCAACACCTGTTTCTGCTATCATGCACGCAGGTTTAGTAAATGCAGGAGGAATCATGTTAACTCGGTTTTCACCTCTTTTTAATGGGGATATAGCTTCGATTATTTTGCTTCTTCTTGCAAGTATTTCTGTATTGATTGGATCCGGAATTAGTTTAGTCCAGGTTGATTATAAACGTCAGCTAGTTGGCTCCACGATTGGACAAATGGGTTTTATGCTTATTCAGTGTGCATTAGGAGCGTATGTAGCAGCTATTATTCATTTAATTTTACATGGTTTGTTCAAAGCCACCTTGTTTTTACAGGCTGGTTCGGCAGTACAGCGTTCCCAAGCATTGTCTCGAATTAACGAAAGATCCTCGTATGTATGGATTATGGCCGGTCGGGCTTTAGGATTTCTTGTAGGGGTTGCCTTCTGGTTCAAGGCTGCTGATGAAGGATATCAATTGGTTAGTGCACTTATCTTAGGTTGGTCATTTTCTGTTTCGTGGACACAACTCGTAGCTTTTGGAGAGGGGAGGATTGGTCGTATTGCTGGCTTATCTTGTCTAGGAGGAGCTGCAATCGTTTATTTAATAATTCATTCCTTCTTCTATGAGTGGTTGCATACAAGCGTACATCATAGTGCTCAACTTCCGATGTCAGTTGTCATTATTGTCTTATGTCTCTTATTATTTGGAAGTGCTATAGGTGCGTGGGTTTCTCGTAAACGTTCTTCTGTATCCTTTGCAGTAGTTTACCTTTGGTTAATCCGATTGGGTGAGGCGAAACCAAAGTCAGTAGAAAGTCATCCAAACTACTTAAAACAATATATATCTGAGGGAGGTAAACTACGATGA
- a CDS encoding DUF4179 domain-containing protein, whose amino-acid sequence MSHLKEELEQIKIPKGLHERAKLGVRKASSEMPYRRHSPAWYKRVAIAALIGIFSISILTFTPVLAAIQEMYDKIFVSDHIDDQGLQKVLEEGYGQAINKTYYDEKHDITVEFQSILTDSKETKLLLTYQSESTDLQNYSLDIFEGKSSVFVVDASGREKELNHVGWGSRYYDKSENKVVQALAFDSIEKFEGQDITLELRNITEWNDSNEGPSFIKIETTWPLKLNLTESYIAERETIKLNKEFTFKNETYTIKEVEYSAFDTRIVVTGTDTGPYVDETGEKFDVMSKLEKQYLNARKIEKGYGYSVDKSKSGVFLKADGEKIEPIFNKNELPGPLGQYVLVFAPVENHQDTVLEVGENLTVPLTP is encoded by the coding sequence ATGAGTCACTTAAAAGAGGAGCTCGAACAAATCAAGATACCGAAGGGCTTACACGAACGTGCGAAGCTTGGGGTTCGAAAAGCTAGTTCCGAGATGCCGTATCGTCGTCATTCACCAGCATGGTACAAAAGAGTAGCCATAGCTGCGTTAATAGGTATTTTTTCCATTTCCATTTTGACCTTTACACCAGTTCTTGCAGCTATACAGGAGATGTATGACAAAATCTTTGTAAGTGATCACATTGATGATCAAGGCTTGCAGAAAGTATTAGAAGAAGGATATGGCCAAGCGATTAACAAAACCTATTATGATGAGAAGCATGACATCACAGTAGAGTTCCAGAGTATTCTAACCGATTCAAAAGAAACCAAGCTTTTGCTGACTTATCAAAGTGAAAGTACGGACTTACAAAATTATTCTTTAGACATTTTTGAAGGGAAGAGCTCCGTATTTGTCGTAGATGCGAGTGGTAGGGAAAAGGAACTAAACCATGTGGGCTGGGGTAGTAGATATTATGACAAGAGCGAGAACAAAGTCGTTCAGGCTCTAGCCTTTGATTCTATTGAAAAATTTGAAGGACAAGATATTACGTTAGAGCTGAGAAATATAACTGAGTGGAATGATAGTAATGAGGGGCCGTCATTTATTAAGATTGAAACGACATGGCCATTGAAGCTTAATCTTACGGAATCCTATATAGCGGAACGTGAAACAATTAAACTAAACAAGGAATTTACATTCAAAAATGAAACATACACGATAAAAGAGGTAGAGTACTCGGCATTTGATACCCGTATAGTTGTAACAGGGACGGATACTGGACCATATGTGGATGAAACCGGAGAAAAGTTCGATGTCATGAGTAAATTAGAAAAGCAATATCTAAATGCAAGAAAGATTGAAAAAGGATATGGCTACTCTGTGGATAAATCAAAGTCTGGAGTTTTTCTAAAGGCTGATGGAGAGAAAATAGAGCCGATTTTTAATAAAAATGAACTTCCAGGGCCGTTAGGACAATATGTATTAGTATTTGCACCAGTAGAAAATCATCAAGACACGGTTCTCGAAGTAGGGGAAAATCTTACGGTACCGTTAACGCCATAG
- a CDS encoding GNAT family N-acetyltransferase, with translation MQIKIASPSEIRYIRHMGHQIVSELSAGYVKESPHLQSDQFVENSVYLVLVNQGKIAGWIIFGDVFDIYTNKMKGMISEVYIFPSYRKQGWGKQLMEKALFVCKQRGLEDIQLNVFAGNEAKKLYEAMGFQEISVIMERKL, from the coding sequence ATGCAAATTAAAATAGCATCCCCATCGGAAATCCGTTATATCCGACATATGGGGCATCAAATTGTCTCAGAGCTTTCTGCTGGGTACGTCAAGGAATCCCCCCATCTACAGTCCGATCAATTTGTAGAAAACAGCGTATATCTCGTATTAGTAAACCAAGGGAAAATAGCTGGATGGATTATCTTCGGCGACGTTTTTGACATCTATACAAACAAAATGAAAGGCATGATATCCGAGGTATATATCTTTCCCTCTTACCGAAAACAAGGATGGGGAAAGCAGCTAATGGAGAAAGCACTCTTCGTCTGTAAACAACGAGGCTTAGAGGACATACAATTAAATGTATTTGCTGGAAATGAAGCAAAGAAGTTGTACGAAGCCATGGGATTTCAAGAAATATCTGTTATTATGGAGCGAAAATTATAA
- a CDS encoding YjcZ family sporulation protein, with protein MGFGYGYGYGGYGRKCKPVAGAYTGGNNDFILLVVLFVLLVIVGISYYGGEDCPPGTVAE; from the coding sequence ATGGGATTTGGTTATGGATACGGATACGGCGGTTATGGCCGCAAATGTAAACCAGTTGCTGGAGCGTATACAGGTGGAAACAATGACTTCATCTTGTTAGTGGTACTGTTCGTTTTACTAGTCATTGTCGGTATAAGTTATTACGGTGGAGAAGATTGCCCACCGGGAACGGTAGCTGAATAA
- a CDS encoding YpzI family protein, which produces MGRDRQEKKLRKEGKVEADRDQDLHYGGATKLAKNDVRGSNKRQS; this is translated from the coding sequence ATGGGAAGAGACCGTCAAGAAAAGAAGCTAAGAAAAGAAGGAAAAGTAGAAGCTGATCGCGATCAAGACTTACATTATGGCGGAGCTACTAAATTAGCTAAGAATGATGTAAGAGGTTCAAATAAGCGTCAATCATAA